GTCTCTTCGTTGCGACTTGGGCGGCAGGGACGGGGAGGCTCATCGCGGATCAGGAATATTCCCAGACCGGTTCGCCGTTCAAGATCCGGCGAATCTGCTCTGGAAATCGGTCGGGGTCGAGCGGTTTGCCGAGGAAGCCGTCAAAGCCGGCCTGGCGGGCCTTCTTCATCTGTTCTTCGCTGGCCTCGGCGGTGACCGCCACAATCGGGATGGCCCGCAAATGCTCGGCGGACCGGATCTTTCTCAGCGCGCCGTAACCGTCTTCGTACGGCAGGCGGATGTCCATCAGGATCAGGTCGAGACGCGGAAGCGTATCGGCATATTCCACCACCTCGTAGCCCGAAGTCTTCCATTCGCAATGGATGCCCAGGTATCCCAACATGCGCGCGATCAGCACGAAGTTGGAGACGTTGTCCTCCACCACCAGCACGGTGGTATCGCCGGATGGGTTCGGCTTGCGGAGGGGATGAGATTCGAGAACGGATGGATCAGTCATGGGAACGCCTCGCCAGGAATCGTTCGATCTGCTGGGATAGAACGTCAATGTCAATCGGCTTTTGGATGTAGCCGTCGCAGCCCGCCTCCAGCGACCTCTCGCGGTCGCCGCGCATCACGTTGGCGGTGACGGCCACAATCGGCACCGAAGCAAAACCCGGCGTGGATTTGATCTGACTGGTCAGCGAATAACCGTCCACGTCCGGCATGTTGATGTCCATCAGGATCAAGTCGGGTTTCACCGAATGGATCTTCTTCATGGCATCCTCGGCGTTGCTGGCTTCGGCCATGGCGTACCCTTCGG
This DNA window, taken from Candidatus Denitrolinea symbiosum, encodes the following:
- a CDS encoding signal receiver domain (CheY, OmpR, NtrC, and PhoB), which encodes MTDPSVLESHPLRKPNPSGDTTVLVVEDNVSNFVLIARMLGYLGIHCEWKTSGYEVVEYADTLPRLDLILMDIRLPYEDGYGALRKIRSAEHLRAIPIVAVTAEASEEQMKKARQAGFDGFLGKPLDPDRFPEQIRRILNGEPVWEYS
- a CDS encoding two-component system response regulator, with the translated sequence MPNQRVILYVEDNLENRILIRRVLEAEGYAMAEASNAEDAMKKIHSVKPDLILMDINMPDVDGYSLTSQIKSTPGFASVPIVAVTANVMRGDRERSLEAGCDGYIQKPIDIDVLSQQIERFLARRSHD